From the genome of Thermococcus sp., one region includes:
- a CDS encoding formate--phosphoribosylaminoimidazolecarboxamide ligase codes for MRVATYASHSALQILKGAKDEGFETIAFGKAKVKPLYTRYFPVADHFIEGTYPEKELLELKAIVIPTGSFVAHLGIELIEKMRVPYYGNKEVLRWESDRSLEREWLERAKLRLPRVYNDPDEIDGPVIVKSFGAKGGRGYFLAKSPADFWEKAENLGVHDKEDLKNIQIQEYVPGVPVYPHYFYSKLNGELELMSVDRRYESNVDAIGRIPAKEQLDLELNTNYTVIGNIPLVLRESLLMDIIEAGERTVKAAEELMGGLWGPFCLEGVYTEDLEFVVFEISARIVAGTNPFIHGSPYSWLRYNKPVSTGRRIAMELRRALDEDRLGEILT; via the coding sequence ATGAGGGTAGCGACCTACGCATCTCATTCCGCCCTCCAGATTTTGAAGGGAGCTAAAGATGAGGGCTTCGAGACAATAGCTTTCGGCAAAGCTAAAGTTAAGCCCCTCTACACCCGCTATTTCCCGGTCGCTGACCACTTCATCGAGGGAACCTACCCAGAGAAGGAACTGCTTGAGCTTAAGGCAATTGTGATTCCAACCGGTTCCTTCGTCGCCCACCTTGGAATCGAGCTCATCGAAAAAATGCGCGTTCCCTACTACGGCAACAAAGAGGTTCTCAGATGGGAAAGCGACCGCTCGCTAGAAAGGGAGTGGCTGGAAAGGGCCAAGCTCCGCCTCCCGAGGGTTTACAACGACCCAGATGAGATAGACGGGCCTGTGATAGTAAAGTCCTTTGGTGCCAAGGGAGGGAGGGGCTACTTTCTGGCGAAAAGCCCGGCCGATTTCTGGGAGAAGGCTGAGAATCTCGGCGTTCACGATAAAGAAGACCTGAAAAACATCCAGATTCAGGAGTACGTCCCCGGCGTGCCAGTTTACCCGCACTACTTCTACTCCAAGCTAAACGGAGAGCTCGAGCTCATGAGCGTTGATAGGAGGTACGAGAGCAACGTGGACGCGATAGGAAGGATTCCGGCAAAAGAACAGCTCGATCTAGAGCTTAACACCAACTACACCGTGATAGGAAACATCCCGCTCGTTCTAAGGGAGAGCCTGCTGATGGACATCATTGAAGCCGGGGAGAGAACGGTCAAAGCGGCTGAAGAGCTGATGGGTGGTCTCTGGGGGCCCTTCTGCCTCGAAGGAGTTTACACCGAGGATTTGGAGTTTGTCGTCTTCGAGATTTCGGCGAGAATAGTTGCCGGGACGAATCCTTTTATCCACGGTTCCCCGTACAGCTGGCTCCGCTACAACAAACCAGTGAGCACCGGCAGAAGAATCGCGATGGAGCTGAGGAGGGCCCTTGATGAGGACAGGCTCGGTGAGATTTTAACGTGA